The following proteins come from a genomic window of Suricata suricatta isolate VVHF042 chromosome 5, meerkat_22Aug2017_6uvM2_HiC, whole genome shotgun sequence:
- the ALG3 gene encoding dol-P-Man:Man(5)GlcNAc(2)-PP-Dol alpha-1,3-mannosyltransferase isoform X2: MAAGLRKRGRAGPAARTAGFCGQWLWRAWQERRLLLLEPRYTLLVAACLCLAEVGITFWVIHRVAYTEIDWKAYMAQVEGVINGTYDYTQLQGDTGPLVYPAGFVYIFMGLYYATGRGTDIRMAQHIFAVLYLATLLLVFLIYHQTCKVPPFVFFFMCCASYRVHSIFVLRLFNDPVAMALLFLSINLLLAQRWGWGCCCFSLAVSVKMNVLLFAPGLLFLLLMQFGFRGALPKLGICAVLQDGGKCPVAAKGSLQKEGSTTAPHTQSSSLPSSPPTLLASASAAHSTTSSTSGISTHCPTSCGPRLHAGLHICSGCWCWASSSSPGIHTHPHPAALLPCTYATLSSCCSSGWAPSLSPGASSTARKPTEIYFPSPPVRS; this comes from the exons ATGGCGGCGGGTCTACGGAAACGCGGCCGGGCAGGTCCCGCAGCTCGAACGGCGGGATTCTGTGGACAATGGCTGTGGCGCGCCTGGCAAGAGCGGCGCCTGCTGCTGCTGGAGCCGCGCTACACGCTGCTGGTGGCCGCCTGCCTCTGCCTGGCGGAGGTGGGCATCACCTTCTGGGTCATTCACAGGGTGGCAT ATACAGAGATTGACTGGAAGGCCTACATGGCCCAGGTGGAGGGCGTTATCAATGGCACCTATGACTATACCCAACTGCAGGGTGACACTGGACCTCTTGT GTACCCAGCTGGCTTTGTGTATATCTTTATGGGGCTGTATTATGCCACTGGCAGGGGCACTGACATCCGCATGGCCCAGCATATCTTTGCTGTACTCTACCTGGCCACCTTGCTGCTTGTCTTCTTGATCTACCACCAAACCTGCAAG GTACCCCCCTTCGTCTTTTTCTTCATGTGCTGTGCTTCTTACCGTGTCCACTCCATCTTCGTGCTGCGGCTCTTCAATGACCCAGTGGCCATGGCGCTGCTCTTCCTCAGTATCAACCTCCTGCTGGCCCagcgctggggctggggctgctgcTGTTTCAG TCTGGCAGTGTCTGTGAAGATGAACGTGCTACTCTTCGCCCCTGGGTTGCTATTTCTTCTCCTCATGCAATTTGGCTTCCGTGGAGCCCTCCCCAAGCTGGGCATCTGTGCTGTCCTTCAG GACGGGGGAAAGTGTCCTGTCGCTGCTAAAGGATCCCTCCAAAAGGAAGGTTCCACCACAGCCCCTCACACCCAATC ATCATCTCTACCCTCTTCACCTCCAACTTTATTGGCATCTGCTTCAGCCGCTCACTCCACTACCAGTTCTACGTCTGGTATTTCCACACACTGCCCTACCTCCTGTGGGCCACGCCTGCACGCTGGCTTACACATCTGCTCAG GTTGCTGGTGCTGGGCCTCATCGAGCTCTCCTGGAATACATACCCATCCACATCCTGCAGCTCTGCTGCCCTGCACATATGCCACGCTGTCATCCTGCTGCAGCTCTGGCTGGGCCCCCAGCCTTTCCCCAGGAGCATCCAGCACAGCAAGAAAGCCCACTGAGATctacttcccttcccctccagtcCGTTCTTAG
- the LOC115291945 gene encoding EEF1A lysine methyltransferase 4 isoform X4 encodes MASPRASAPQPEIPEQNCWYREVHYWDQRYQNAADSAPYEWFGDFSSFRALLEPELRPEDRILVLGCGNSALSYELFLGGFPNVTSVDYSSVVVAAMQARYAHVPKLRWETMDVRALDFPSGSFDVVLEKGTLDALLAGERDPWTVSSEGIHTVDQVLSEVSRVLVPGGRFISLTSAAPHFRIRHYAQARYGWSLKHATYGSGFHFHLYLMQKGKELTVAQLALGTEILSPARPPTSPCFLQDSDHEDFLSTIHL; translated from the exons ATGGCCTCTCCAAGGGCCTCAGCACCCCAGCCCGAGATACCAGAGCAGAACTGCTGGTACCGCGAAGTCCACTACTGGGATCAGCGCTACCAGAATGCGGCTGACTCCGCCCCTTATGAGTGGTTCGGGGACTTCTCCTCCTTCCGTGCACTCCTAGAGCCGGAGCTTCGGCCCGAAGACCGTATCCTCGTGCTAG GCTGTGGGAATAGCGCCCTGAGCTATGAACTCTTCCTTGGGGGCTTCCCAAATGTGACCAGTGTGGACTACTCATCAGTGGTGGTGGCTGCTATGCAGGCTCGCTATGCCCATGTGCCCAAGCTGCGCTGGGAGACCATGGATGTGCGGGCCTTGGACTTCCCCAGTGGCTCCTTTGACGTGGTGCTCGAGAAGGGCACGCTGGATGCCCTGTTAGCTGGAGAACGAGACCCCTGGACTGTGTCTTCTGAAGGTATCCATACTGTGGACCAGGTGCTGAGTGAG GTCAGCCGGGTGCTGGTCCCTGGAGGCAGGTTCATCTCATTGACCTCAGCTGCCCCCCACTTTCGGATCAGACACTATGCCCAGGCCCGATATGGCTGGTCCCTGAAGCATGCAACCTATGGCAGTGGCTTCCACTTCCATCTTTACCTCATGCAAAAGGGCAAAGAGCTCACTGTAGCCCAACTTGCCCTTGGGACCGAGATCCTCTCACCCGCTAGACCTCCCACCTCACCCTGTTTCCTCCAGGACTCTGATCATGAGGACTTCCTTAGTACCATTCACCTGTGA
- the ALG3 gene encoding dol-P-Man:Man(5)GlcNAc(2)-PP-Dol alpha-1,3-mannosyltransferase isoform X3, whose translation MAAGLRKRGRAGPAARTAGFCGQWLWRAWQERRLLLLEPRYTLLVAACLCLAEVGITFWVIHRVAYTEIDWKAYMAQVEGVINGTYDYTQLQGDTGPLVYPAGFVYIFMGLYYATGRGTDIRMAQHIFAVLYLATLLLVFLIYHQTCKVPPFVFFFMCCASYRVHSIFVLRLFNDPVAMALLFLSINLLLAQRWGWGCCCFSLAVSVKMNVLLFAPGLLFLLLMQFGFRGALPKLGICAVLQDGGKCPVAAKGSLQKEGSTTAPHTQSYPLNHGKIISTLFTSNFIGICFSRSLHYQFYVWYFHTLPYLLWATPARWLTHLLRLLVLGLIELSWNTYPSTSCSSAALHICHAVILLQLWLGPQPFPRSIQHSKKAH comes from the exons ATGGCGGCGGGTCTACGGAAACGCGGCCGGGCAGGTCCCGCAGCTCGAACGGCGGGATTCTGTGGACAATGGCTGTGGCGCGCCTGGCAAGAGCGGCGCCTGCTGCTGCTGGAGCCGCGCTACACGCTGCTGGTGGCCGCCTGCCTCTGCCTGGCGGAGGTGGGCATCACCTTCTGGGTCATTCACAGGGTGGCAT ATACAGAGATTGACTGGAAGGCCTACATGGCCCAGGTGGAGGGCGTTATCAATGGCACCTATGACTATACCCAACTGCAGGGTGACACTGGACCTCTTGT GTACCCAGCTGGCTTTGTGTATATCTTTATGGGGCTGTATTATGCCACTGGCAGGGGCACTGACATCCGCATGGCCCAGCATATCTTTGCTGTACTCTACCTGGCCACCTTGCTGCTTGTCTTCTTGATCTACCACCAAACCTGCAAG GTACCCCCCTTCGTCTTTTTCTTCATGTGCTGTGCTTCTTACCGTGTCCACTCCATCTTCGTGCTGCGGCTCTTCAATGACCCAGTGGCCATGGCGCTGCTCTTCCTCAGTATCAACCTCCTGCTGGCCCagcgctggggctggggctgctgcTGTTTCAG TCTGGCAGTGTCTGTGAAGATGAACGTGCTACTCTTCGCCCCTGGGTTGCTATTTCTTCTCCTCATGCAATTTGGCTTCCGTGGAGCCCTCCCCAAGCTGGGCATCTGTGCTGTCCTTCAG GACGGGGGAAAGTGTCCTGTCGCTGCTAAAGGATCCCTCCAAAAGGAAGGTTCCACCACAGCCCCTCACACCCAATCATATCCTTTAAATCATGGGAAG ATCATCTCTACCCTCTTCACCTCCAACTTTATTGGCATCTGCTTCAGCCGCTCACTCCACTACCAGTTCTACGTCTGGTATTTCCACACACTGCCCTACCTCCTGTGGGCCACGCCTGCACGCTGGCTTACACATCTGCTCAG GTTGCTGGTGCTGGGCCTCATCGAGCTCTCCTGGAATACATACCCATCCACATCCTGCAGCTCTGCTGCCCTGCACATATGCCACGCTGTCATCCTGCTGCAGCTCTGGCTGGGCCCCCAGCCTTTCCCCAGGAGCATCCAGCACAGCAAGAAAGCCCACTGA
- the ALG3 gene encoding dol-P-Man:Man(5)GlcNAc(2)-PP-Dol alpha-1,3-mannosyltransferase isoform X1 translates to MAAGLRKRGRAGPAARTAGFCGQWLWRAWQERRLLLLEPRYTLLVAACLCLAEVGITFWVIHRVAYTEIDWKAYMAQVEGVINGTYDYTQLQGDTGPLVYPAGFVYIFMGLYYATGRGTDIRMAQHIFAVLYLATLLLVFLIYHQTCKVPPFVFFFMCCASYRVHSIFVLRLFNDPVAMALLFLSINLLLAQRWGWGCCCFSLAVSVKMNVLLFAPGLLFLLLMQFGFRGALPKLGICAVLQVVLGLPFLLENPIGYLSRSFDLGRQFLFRWTVNWRFLPEALFLHRAFHLALLAAHLTLLLLFALCKWHRTGESVLSLLKDPSKRKVPPQPLTPNQIISTLFTSNFIGICFSRSLHYQFYVWYFHTLPYLLWATPARWLTHLLRLLVLGLIELSWNTYPSTSCSSAALHICHAVILLQLWLGPQPFPRSIQHSKKAH, encoded by the exons ATGGCGGCGGGTCTACGGAAACGCGGCCGGGCAGGTCCCGCAGCTCGAACGGCGGGATTCTGTGGACAATGGCTGTGGCGCGCCTGGCAAGAGCGGCGCCTGCTGCTGCTGGAGCCGCGCTACACGCTGCTGGTGGCCGCCTGCCTCTGCCTGGCGGAGGTGGGCATCACCTTCTGGGTCATTCACAGGGTGGCAT ATACAGAGATTGACTGGAAGGCCTACATGGCCCAGGTGGAGGGCGTTATCAATGGCACCTATGACTATACCCAACTGCAGGGTGACACTGGACCTCTTGT GTACCCAGCTGGCTTTGTGTATATCTTTATGGGGCTGTATTATGCCACTGGCAGGGGCACTGACATCCGCATGGCCCAGCATATCTTTGCTGTACTCTACCTGGCCACCTTGCTGCTTGTCTTCTTGATCTACCACCAAACCTGCAAG GTACCCCCCTTCGTCTTTTTCTTCATGTGCTGTGCTTCTTACCGTGTCCACTCCATCTTCGTGCTGCGGCTCTTCAATGACCCAGTGGCCATGGCGCTGCTCTTCCTCAGTATCAACCTCCTGCTGGCCCagcgctggggctggggctgctgcTGTTTCAG TCTGGCAGTGTCTGTGAAGATGAACGTGCTACTCTTCGCCCCTGGGTTGCTATTTCTTCTCCTCATGCAATTTGGCTTCCGTGGAGCCCTCCCCAAGCTGGGCATCTGTGCTGTCCTTCAG GTTGTGCTGGGCCTGCCCTTCCTTCTGGAGAACCCCATTGGCTACCTATCCCGCTCCTTTGACCTTGGCCGCCAGTTTCTCTTCCGCTGGACAGTGAACTGGCGCTTCCTCCCTGAGGCCCTCTTCTTGCATCGTGCCTTCCACCTGGCACTGTTGGCTGCCCACCTCACCCTGCTCTTGCTCTTTGCCCTGTGCAAGTGGCACAG GACGGGGGAAAGTGTCCTGTCGCTGCTAAAGGATCCCTCCAAAAGGAAGGTTCCACCACAGCCCCTCACACCCAATC AGATCATCTCTACCCTCTTCACCTCCAACTTTATTGGCATCTGCTTCAGCCGCTCACTCCACTACCAGTTCTACGTCTGGTATTTCCACACACTGCCCTACCTCCTGTGGGCCACGCCTGCACGCTGGCTTACACATCTGCTCAG GTTGCTGGTGCTGGGCCTCATCGAGCTCTCCTGGAATACATACCCATCCACATCCTGCAGCTCTGCTGCCCTGCACATATGCCACGCTGTCATCCTGCTGCAGCTCTGGCTGGGCCCCCAGCCTTTCCCCAGGAGCATCCAGCACAGCAAGAAAGCCCACTGA